GCCTCTATAATGGATAATAGCAACTTCTCTGTTTGCTTTAAGAAATCGGTATTCAGAATGCAGCACTTCTGTTTCTGGATTTTTTACCGCATCATTTAACTCTTTTAAAGCTTGTTCCCTATCGTCAGGAAAGATATTGTCAGACCATAATGTATTATTATATACATCCAGATTATAACCGAAAATTTCATTGAAACCTACACTCCAATAAGCTATATCATTTTGAATATCCCAATCGCAGATAGCTTCATCTGCTGCCTTAAGCATTAACTTATACCTGTCATTACTTAGCTTTAGTTCTTCATTTATATTGATTAACTCCGTGATATCAGTAGAATTTGTCACAATACCTGAAATAGCAGGGTCTTCAAGCATATTTCTTGCAGTAGTAGTTAACCATCGCCATTCATTATTACCATTCAGGAACCGAAAAGGTTGTATATGAACTCTTTCAACTTCAAGCAGAGAATTCATCTGTTCTACTACTCTTTCCCGGTCTTCGGGGTGTATATAATCATAAGCAGTTTTACCAATCATTTTATCAGGATATATTTTAAGCAAACTGATACAGCTCTCACTTAAAAACCTATATTTTCCATCCATATCAATTATAGATGTTAAGTCTGACCCTGCCTGTATGAGTGCTTTAAATCTTTTTTCACTCAGGAGCAGCGTTTCTTCTAATCTTTTCGCTGCTTGTTCATGTTGTAACTCTGAAGTTATATCAGTAGCAATTATAAGTTCAGCGGGCTTTCCATTTAATTCAAATAGATTACTCTTAATCTCTACAGCAATAACATCCCCGTTTTTTTTTAAGTGTTTATAGCGTTTGTTAGTGAAACGTTCTTTATGTCTGTGACCATTATCCATGGCAAGCTCAAATTGAGGAATAGTATCCTCTGGTCTTATTTCTTTAATCGTCATGCTTAGAAAATCTTCTCTGGAATAGCCATAATGGCGTATAGCTGCTTCATTGACTTCAAGAAAACGTAGAGTGTCAATATCATAAATCCACATTGGTTGTGGGCTAAGCTGGAAGATATCTTTATATGGGTTATTTTGGAAGTCCATAAATTATTGAATAGTATGTTTATAAAAATAAGCCTACAGGCTTAAGAAGATAATACCTGAATGTGCTTTGAATATTTAAATGTATAGCTGTACTAATAAGCTAATCAGTATCGGAAAAACTACTTGTTGTGTTCGTTAAATAAAAATAACTTTTTTATTAAGAAAGTTTAACTATTTTTAATTAATGTGAAATTAGTATTTTACTAAGTTATGATCAAAGTATTTAGCTTTTAAATAGGATGACTGATGTTTTCTGGTTATTTAACAATAGTAATATATTAAAATTTTTTAAATATTTAATAACAAACCAAAATCTATTATTTACGTAAGTTTATATAATGTAACACTAAAGAATTAAAGCGCTATATTGTTTCATATATAGCTCTTATCTCTGGAATGTTGCTTTTTTTGGCCTTAAATAACTTATTGTTGTTTGAAATCATAAACGATATCAAATAATTACAAGCTTTTGTTTAACTTTTTTAGGTTTTTGTTTAAGGGTGATTTTAATTAAAAATTAATTGTTTTGTGAATTATGCTTTCTTTCGCTGATTTAAATAATATTTTAAACAATAGCCCGGTGTCCATGGCTATTTTAGACTTAAACTGGAGATTTCAGGCTGTGTCTAATCAATGGCTGGTAATTAACGGGCTTGAAGGGATGCAGGTAATTGGCAAATTACATAGTGAATTATTCACTGTAGATAGCAACAAATGGCAGGATATTTTTGATAATTGTCTGCTTGGTAATGATTATCATGGAGAGACAAAGAGAATAAATCCTATTGATCAAACCGAGGTATTGATCAAATGGCAAATTAATCAGTGGACGGCAAGTTTATCAGGCTGTGGAGGATTTGTATTGTATTGTGAAAATATTACGGAAATAAAGAATAGTAAACATCAGGAGGCACAATTCCGAGTGTTTATGGACTATATACCTGGTCTTTGCTGGATTACTAACTCAGCTAATATTTTAACCTATGCAAATAAGCATTTTTTAGATATCCATCAGCTTCCGTCTACAGTGATCGGTAAAAACAAAAAGGATATTTTCGGTTATGATGTGGCAAAAGACGCGTTCGTAAATAACTCAGAAGTCCTGAAAACAAAGCAAAGTAAAGAATTTCAGCAAACTATTCGTGACCAGGAAGGTTTTCCTCAATACTTTATGACGTTCAAATTTCCCTTTTTAGATTCTTCGGGGAATATGAGT
The sequence above is drawn from the Pedobacter cryoconitis genome and encodes:
- a CDS encoding PAS domain-containing protein, translated to MDFQNNPYKDIFQLSPQPMWIYDIDTLRFLEVNEAAIRHYGYSREDFLSMTIKEIRPEDTIPQFELAMDNGHRHKERFTNKRYKHLKKNGDVIAVEIKSNLFELNGKPAELIIATDITSELQHEQAAKRLEETLLLSEKRFKALIQAGSDLTSIIDMDGKYRFLSESCISLLKIYPDKMIGKTAYDYIHPEDRERVVEQMNSLLEVERVHIQPFRFLNGNNEWRWLTTTARNMLEDPAISGIVTNSTDITELININEELKLSNDRYKLMLKAADEAICDWDIQNDIAYWSVGFNEIFGYNLDVYNNTLWSDNIFPDDREQALKELNDAVKNPETEVLHSEYRFLKANREVAIIHYRGIFLRDKDGNAIRSIGSYRDITAYKENISQVQRQAMQLQEIAWTQSHKIRDSLAKIIGLVDLLKNEDFVTDAQKEILTFLNKSSTDLDNGIRNIVNITYTLDKSTD